Proteins encoded together in one Riemerella anatipestifer window:
- the rfbC gene encoding dTDP-4-dehydrorhamnose 3,5-epimerase, translating to MKIKETPLKDCYIIEPTIFEDERGYFYEKFNEKKFEDLTGMNGHFVQDNISKSSYGVLRGLHLQKGEHAQAKLVSCLEGKVWDVAVDLREDSPSFGKWYGVELTAENKLQFYVPRGFAHGFAVLSEMAVFAYKCDNFYNKESEGGILWNDADLAIDWKLDETDVILSEKDKVQLPFSKKNF from the coding sequence ATGAAGATTAAAGAAACGCCACTAAAGGATTGTTACATCATAGAGCCTACTATTTTTGAAGACGAAAGAGGTTACTTTTACGAGAAGTTTAACGAGAAAAAATTTGAGGACCTTACGGGAATGAATGGGCATTTTGTTCAAGATAATATTTCTAAATCGTCTTATGGGGTTCTTAGAGGGTTGCACCTACAGAAAGGAGAGCATGCCCAAGCGAAACTCGTATCTTGCTTAGAGGGGAAGGTTTGGGATGTGGCGGTGGATTTAAGAGAAGATTCGCCTTCGTTTGGGAAATGGTATGGAGTGGAATTAACGGCAGAAAATAAGTTACAGTTTTATGTGCCGAGAGGCTTTGCTCACGGCTTTGCGGTGTTGAGTGAAATGGCAGTTTTTGCCTATAAATGTGATAATTTTTACAATAAGGAGTCTGAAGGCGGAATCCTTTGGAACGATGCGGATTTAGCTATAGATTGGAAGTTGGATGAGACAGATGTTATTCTTTCCGAAAAAGATAAAGTACAGTTGCCATTTTCTAAAAAGAATTTTTAA